CAGAATGTCGTTCATCTGGTGAATGTTATGGCGGTGGATCACAAAGTTGAGCACCATCGGGTAGCCGGCCGCCTTGACCGCCCGGGCCATGGCCAGCTTCTGTTCGAAGGCTTTGCGGGAACCGGCCACGGCGTTGTTGAGTTCCGGGTCTGAGGCCTGAAAGCTGACCTGAATGTGGTCCAGCCCCGCCTCGGCAAACGCCTGCACTTTTGCTTCAGTCAGCCCGATGCCGGAGGTAATCAGATTGGTGTAATACCCCAGATCCCGGGCCCCGGCAATCAGCTCCGGCAGGTCCTGGCGCACCAGCGGCTCGCCGCCGGAGAAGCCCAGTTGGGCCGCCCCCATGGCTCGCCCCTGGCGCAACACATCCAGCCATTGCTCCGTGGACAGTTCCTGTTGCTGGCTGGCGTAGTCCAACGGGTTGGAGCAATAGGGGCATTGCAGCGGGCAGCGATAGGTGAGCTCCGCCAGCAACCACAGCGGCGGCCCTACCCGTGCTTCTGCGGCCGCCGTCATGACCACTCAATCCACTGTTGCTGAACCGCGTCTGCCAGAAACGCTTCCACATCTGCCGCCAGCGGACCTGCATCCGGGAACTGCTGTTCCAGGGACTGGATAATATCGTGTACCGGGCGAACGCCATCCACTTCCGCCAGGATGGCACCGGCGCTGCCGTTGAGCTTGACCATACCCTCCGGGTACAGCAACACATGGCTTTGTTGCACCGGCTCCCACTGGAACCGGAAACCACGGCGGAGCCTGGGTGTTTTCTCCAAAGTCATGGTATCGCTCCTTACAGGCCCCGATGCCAGACCGGCTGATCGGTGACCGTATGGTACGGCGGTGTCTGGTGAACGTACGCCATGGTCAGGGCATCCAGCAACGACCAGAGAATGTCCAGTTTGAACTGCAGGATTTCAAACGCCCGCTGTTGCTGGGCTTCAGTGGTGAAATGGTCGAGAGTAATGGCCAGGCCATGCTCCACATCCCGTCGGGCTTCCGATAAACGCTTCCGGAAGTAGCGATAGCCATTCTCCTCAATCCACGGGTAATGCTGTGGCCAGCTGTCGAGCCGCGACTGGTGGATTTCCGGCGCAAAAAGCTCGGTCAGTGACGAGCAGGCCGCCTCTTGCCAGGTTGCCCGGCGGGCAAAGTTGAAATAGGCATCTACTGCAAAACGCACACCTGGGAGAACGTGGCGCTCATCGATCACCTCTTCCCGGCTCAGGCCCACGGCTTCGGCGAGCGTCAGCCAGGCCTCGATGCCACCCACATCTCCCTCATGACCATCGTGGTCCAGAATGCGCTGCAGCCACAGGCGGCGCACCGAGGCATCCGGGCAGTTCGACATGATGGCGGCATCCTTCTGTGGAATCCGCACCTGGTAGTAGTATCGGTTGGCGACCCACCCACGGATCTGTTCCGGCGTACACCGGCCGCTGTACATGGCTCGATGATAAGGGTGGTGAATATGGTAGTAGGCGCCTTTATCTCTGAGGGCCCGTTCGAAATCCTGCCGGTTCATGGCGGTGTTGGCTTTGGCGTTCATGGTTGCCCCGTCAGTTCAAAATGCATTCCGTCCCGGGCGACTTCGATGCCATGGGCCGTGAGCTCTGCCCGTTCCGGCGAGTCTTCGTCGAGTATCGGATTGGTGTTGTTGATGTGGATCAGCACCTTGCGCTGGGCCGGCATGCTGTCCAGTAACTCGATCATGCCACCGGCGCCGTACTGGGCGAGATGCCCCATGGCCTGGCCGGTTTTGGTGCCCACTTCCTGACGGATCATCTCGTCGTCGTGCCAGACGGTGCCATCTACCAGAAGCAAATCCGCCCGCTGCATCCAGCCGCGAATGCGGGCATCGGGTTGCCCCAGGCCGGGCGCATAGAGC
The window above is part of the Marinobacter sp. THAF197a genome. Proteins encoded here:
- the pqqD gene encoding pyrroloquinoline quinone biosynthesis peptide chaperone PqqD: MTLEKTPRLRRGFRFQWEPVQQSHVLLYPEGMVKLNGSAGAILAEVDGVRPVHDIIQSLEQQFPDAGPLAADVEAFLADAVQQQWIEWS
- the pqqC gene encoding pyrroloquinoline-quinone synthase PqqC, giving the protein MNAKANTAMNRQDFERALRDKGAYYHIHHPYHRAMYSGRCTPEQIRGWVANRYYYQVRIPQKDAAIMSNCPDASVRRLWLQRILDHDGHEGDVGGIEAWLTLAEAVGLSREEVIDERHVLPGVRFAVDAYFNFARRATWQEAACSSLTELFAPEIHQSRLDSWPQHYPWIEENGYRYFRKRLSEARRDVEHGLAITLDHFTTEAQQQRAFEILQFKLDILWSLLDALTMAYVHQTPPYHTVTDQPVWHRGL